GTCGGCAAACCCCATCACACCAAGCCCGATTTTGCGGTTGGCCTTTGTCAATTTCTCTATTTCCGGCAGGGGATACCTGTTCACTTCTATGACATTGTCCAGAAAACGAACCGCTGTCCTGACAGTATTACCCAGCTTGAAATAATTGACCTCCTTCTTTCCATTATTATCAGAGATCATGTGTGCAAGGTTTATCGATCCGAGATTGCATGACTCATAGGGAAGGAGCGGCTGTTCTCCGCATGGATTTGTGCTCTCTATTCTGCCTACATGCGGAGTAGGGTTTGTGGCATTGATTTTGTCAATGTATACAACCCCGGGTTCGCCGTTTTTCCATGCAAGCTCAACTATTCGTTTGAAGACCTTTGATGCTTTGTGCCGGCCAACGACTTCACCTGTGCGTGGATTGCGCAACGGATATTCCTCATCCCGCTTCAACGCTTCCATAAATTCATCTGTGATCGCTACAGAGATGTTAAAATTTGACAGGACCCCATCTTTTTCCTTCATCTCTATAAAATCCATAATTTCAGGATGAGAACAGTTGAGAATACCCATGTTTGCTCCCCTCCTTGTTCCACCCTGCTTTACAGTCTCAGTAGCTGTATCAAATACCTTCATAAAGGAAAGTGGTCCGGAGGAGATACCCTTGGTTGATTTTACCCTGTCATTTTTTGGACGAATATTAGAGAAGGAGAAACCTGTCCCGCCACCACTTTTATGGATCAGAGCAGTATACTTTACCGCATTGAAAATATCCTCCATCGAATCCCCTACTGGCAGTACAAAACATGCAGAGAGTTGCTGAAGTTCTCTGCCTGCGTTCATGAGGGTAGGTGAGTTTGGAAGAAAATCAAGATCTACCATCATGTTGTAAAACTTCTCTGTCCAGATATCCGGATTGCCTTCAGTGCCAAACAGCCTCTCAGCACTGGCTATATTTTCAGCAACCCTGAAAAACATCTCCTCAGGAGTCTCAATTACCTTTCCATTTTCATCTTTTTTAAGATAGCGTTTCTCCAATACCGTACGGGCATTGTCACTTAAAGTAACTTTTTTCCCGGTCAGCCTCTCCTTCAGTGACTCTTGTGAATTATTCCCTGACATACTCTCTCGCTCATCGTATGATGATGCCTTAGTTGGTTTGGAATCGGCCGTAGTATTGGTGACCATGGACATATACTCCTTCTAAATACGATTCAGCTTTAATTTTCTTCTCTGCGGTTATTTAAAAAAGGGAGAATTTTTGCGAACAAATCTAAATATAGGGTCACGAATCGACGTAGTCAAGATATAATTTCTGAGTTTTACCACAACATACAGTATTATCCTGTGTTAAATGCCCAAGGTATTGGGTTATTAACTTGAACCGCACCTCCTTAACCCAATGGCTTTTATAAGGTTACATGAAGCCGGCAAAAAGTTTTGGCCGGTTAAGGAGAAATAAAAAGTATTTTACCTGTTTTCTGCTGTTGAAAAAGTAAGAAGAGTGTGTGGATTTTAGTTCCGGTTGTAGATTTCCGACGTATTGTCGCGAAATCAGATGTACCCTCCAGATCTTCTATCTCTTATTGCGGAATTCAGGGCCTAATCTGTTTATAATCAGGAGGAATCAAAAATGGCCACTATCATTGAGATAACCAGAATAAAAGATCTCAGGACCAGAATTGATAATCTGCGGAGGTATCTTTGAAGTAGATCAATTGGAGCAGAAGATCGAAACCTTCGAGTCGCAAGCTTCCGGGAATGATTTCTGGGATGATCCCAAGGAAGCACAAAAGGTATTAAAAGAGATCAAGAATGCAAAAAGGGTGATTGAACCCTGGAAAAAAGCCTACAACGATGGTGAAGAGCTTGAGCAGTTCTTTCTGATGGCAAGTGAAGATGGTGATGAAAAAACACTTGTTGAACTGAATGAGCAAGCCGATGAACTTGAAAAACAAATCGCTCATATTGAATTTATCAGAAAACTCAGTGGTGAGGATGATAGTGCTCCGTCAATTTTGACTATACACAGCGGAGCAGGTGGAACGGAATCCTGTGACTGGACCGAAATGCTTTTCCGCATGTATTCAAGATGGATGGAACGCAGAGGTTTTACTCAGAACATTCTGGACTATCAACCCGGTGATGAAGCCGGGCTCAAGAGTGTAACTGTCGAGGTACAGGGCGAATACGCTTATGGACATCTGAAAGCTGAATCTGGTGTTCATCGTCTGGTCAGGATCTCTCCATTTGATTCTAACGCGCGTCGCCATACCTCTTTTGCATCTGTCTATGCTTATCCAATCGTTGAAGAGGTCGATGATTTCCAGATTGAGGAAAAGGATATCAGAGTCGATACTTACAGGGCAAGCGGGGCGGGAGGCCAGCATATCAATAAAACCGACAGTGCAGTAAGGATGACCCATATACCCACAGGAATAGTCGTTGCCTGCCAGAATGAGCGGTCACAAATGAAAAACAGGTCCACAGCCCTGAGACTCCTCAAAGCCCGGGTCCGTCAGCACTATAAAGATATCGAGGAAAGGGAGAGGCAATCCAAACTGGCTGAGAAAAAGAAGATCGAGTGGGGAAGCCAGATCCGTTCCTACGTGCTGCATCCTTACAATCTGGTCAAGGATCACCGTACGGATGTGGAGACTTCAAACACCCAGGCCGTACTCGATGGGGACATTGACATGTTTATCGAAGCTTATCTTCTGAATTTCTGAAATCATCGTCGCTATCGGAATTGATATTCTTCTCGATAGCACAATCGGTATTACCTGTTGGAGCTACTTACATCGATCTTTCGATTCCTATATCAATACGGGCAGTATATTTTTGTAGTTTAGTCAAAGATAATGAGGAAAGCAAAAATCAAAAAGCAACGTGAATTTCTGACAATTGAATGTGGCCGATGTGCCACATGCTGCTCAGTACCGGTTGTGCCGGTCACATGCAGTGATGTGCGGCGGCTCTGTGAAGCTCTTGGTCTGCCGGCCAGGAAAATAATCCGTTTCTATAATGAAAAGGAAATGGAGTATGATCCTGAGGCGGACCTGTGGGTAAAACTGAAAAAGGGAAAGCTGGCCATGGGCCTGCGAAAACGCAATTCACGCTGTATATTTCTTAACAAGCACAATCTTTGCTCGGTTTACAGATGTCGTCCATTGACCTGCCGCACCTTTCCCTATGTGGTGGAATTCGATGATGATGACAATCCCGAAAAAGTATCTCTTAACAAAATTGTCGACTGCAAATGCACCCGTAAAAAGAAATCACCACTCCAGTCTGTTATCTGTGATGTCAGAATGGAACACTCTGAGGATGACTTCTATTATGATAAGATTCTGGGGTGGAACAGACGTAAAGCGGGAGGAACCATAGATGAGTTCCTCAGGTTTATCGGCCTCACATTTTAATCATAGCCACAACTGCTACTTTCGGCTCGGAGTCGGAATCGGAATCGGTATCGAAATTCCTCCCGGTACTAATTGTCATATCTAATAGGCGCTTTTTATAAAACACAAAACCGATTTTACTCTTCCTTTTGGAAATAATGATGAAACTCGGGAGGAAGAAGGTGATAATCGGTTTTTAAAGCGGTCTCCGGAAGTGGCCGGGAGTTTTTTGTGTTCCAAAAAAGAAGATCTCCTGTTTTCCCGAACCGCGCCTCATCAAGAAAAGCCGCGAAAGCCTTCCCTGAGTAGACTCCGTCAAGATGTATCCCTTCACTTCTTGAGATGATCTCTATTCCATTCCTTGCCTCATCTGTTACCACCCCGTAACCGCTTCCAAGATAATTTTCCTCAATCGTAATGTCGCTCTCTTTGAACTGACACACCGGAAAAGCGGGATCGGCATCATGAAGGAGGCGGTTTGCGGATTCAACAAGCTCGAAACACTTTGACTGATCTGCCATACAGGAAGGAACTACACTCACTGCCTTAAGTGTGCAGGGGAGACCGGCAGCCTTTAGTCCGAGGAATAGTCCGGCGGCAGTACCCATCGTTCCAAAAGCAACATAGATCGATTGGGGACATGGAATCTGCCCTGAAATAATCTGATCCCGAAGCTCAAACGCAGCATTCACATATCCGGCCACTCCCTCTGCTGTTGTGCCTCCGGGTGGAATCACAAAGGGTTTTTGCCCTTCTTTTTCAGTGTAGTACTCAACCAGAGCCCGAATAGATTTCAGAAGTGACTCAAAGGAACTGTCAAGATGCATGACGGCACCGGTGGAAAAATCTGAAAGCAGGTTTTCACGAACAGAAGCTGTACTTTCCTGTTCTACCAGCATCAGGTCCACTTTCAGGCCTGCTCTTGAGGCATACATTGCTGTTGCCAGGGCGTGATTTGAGCCTGCGGCTCCGGATGTAATAACTCTTGTTGCCCCCTCAGAAACTGCTTTTGCAAGCACAAACTCAAGCTTTCTTACCTTGTTGCCGCCATAAAGATCACCACTCAAATCATCCCGCTTTATGTATAATCCATCTCTGCCTGTCTCTCTGCACAGTCCATCCATTTCCCGGACTGGAACCGGGAAATTGCCCAGAGAGAGATAGGGCAGCGTATCCGCAATTCCGGGATATTGGGCAAATAAAGGTATCATCCGGGCTCCAATCGTATTCTGCAGCGCTTCGTTTCTCTTGTAATGTAATAGTTTAATAACTTACCTGCCAGCTACGACATAAAAATACTTCCTTGTTATTCCGTATCCGATTTTTATATAATTTGCTGCTTCTGCCTGATATTTCTTTATATTTATAGACAGAAGCGTAAAACTTCAGGAGGAGTATACATGAAAGGGTATCTTGCATTCTGTTTAATGATCCTGTTTTCTATCTCATGCAGCTCAACAAAAGCACCTGTACTGCAAAGTTTCAACCCTATACCTATTGATCTGCAGAAGGTGGATCAAAAAGACTATTCTGAAATAGTAGATATTGTAAATAAGAACTACGCCGGTTCCTCACAAGCTTTTGGAAATGCCGCAGTGCTGAAGGAAGCGTCACCTTTTTTATATCTGCGGGTATTCTCATTGACTGATGATGGGGCATGCTACAGAGTTTCTATTGACCGGAACAGGAGTAAAATCATAAACATTCAACCGGATTGCTCTGTTGCAGTTGAATAATTCTATACTGGTGATAAAAACTCAACTGATTTTCTCTAAAACAAAGCACCGGGAGAAAAAGCAGGGAATACAAAACCATTTCTTGTGAAAATTTAACACTGTTCATTCCCGGTATCTTGCAGTTGGTTATGGCAATTGATGGAGGGGATACTATTCTTTACACTCTGAAATGCTTTACCAGGGCGCTAAAAATGCTCTGTTTCCCTGAACCCGGCTGTTTCCAAAAGATGATTTATCAGGACATTAATGGTTCTGATATCATCTGTGGTATTGGTTTGATTTACGGTCATTTCTCCAGTAAAAAAGATTATAGCTCTCCTTATCATACCTCTTATTCATACTACTTTCAGGTTCCAGATACTTTTAAAAAGACCAGAAACAAAGAGATTATCCGGATAATCCTTTCTGCTGATAAGTATTCCCGGGTTATTATTAGTAAAATATGCGGCAGGAAATGCAATACTTTTTGTCAAATAACCCGGCTTATTGTCAAAAGGATCAATTACTCAATAACCCGGAATTTATTCCGGTTTTTTAGCTCTTTTTGGGGTCCCGGTTCATATTGTTACACTTGATATATTTCCCAAATGTATATTATGGACATTTTTAATATAGCTGATTTGTCAAGGTAATAATCTCTTTACCAGAAATGTAGAAAACCTGCCACTATCTGGAGGATCCTATGATGTCTGTCTATGAGTACTTTGATTACCGTAAGCTGCTTAAGGATCTCTTTGAAGAGCAGAAGGCGCAAAACCGCTTTTTTTCCTACCGGACACTTGCCGGCATGGTAGGATTTACATCAGCAGGATTTTTTACCAAAATTCTCCAGGGGGCGGTTAACATTTCACCCCAGAAAGCTATTGCCTTCGCAAAAGCATTCCATCTGACAAAGCTCGAAACAAGGTATTTTGAAAAACTTGTAGCCTTCAATCAGGCAAGAACCCACGAGGAGCGAAGGTTCTACCTTGAACAGCTTGTTGCCCTGAGACAGAACAAACTGAAAACTTTAACCTCCAAGGAGTATGAACTCTTTAGTGAATGGTACTTCGTTGTTATCCGGGAAATACTCGATTTTTATCCATTCAACGGCAACTACAAAGAACTGGGGAATATGCTCCAGCCAGCTATTGCGGCAACTGATGCCAGAAAAGCGATTGATACTCTTGAAGAGCTGAAACTCATCAGAAGAAAAGCAGATGGATATTATGAACGCACCGGAGAACTGGTTAACACCTCTGATTCCTTGATGAATGTGGCAATCACAAATTTCCAGATCAACTCTTCTGAACTGGCCAAAGATGCTATCCAGAATGTACCCAAAGAAGCAAGAGAGATTTCAACACTTACCCTCAGTATTTCACAATCCACTTATGAGGAGATACGCAACAGACTGAGGGATCTTAGACGTGAACTGCTGGAGCTTGCACAAAGAGAAACCCTTCCGGACAGAGTATATCAGGTCAACATGCAGCTTTTTCCAGTCACCAAACCCTACAACCGCTCAATTGGCGCAGGAGAACTGCTGGTTAAGGGAAAAAGGGGAAGAAAACCTCTGGGTTTGAAGAATGTGTCGGAAAATATGAAAATGGCACTGCAGGAATAAGAGAAGGCAGAACCTGACTGAAGGTCTGGATGCCTGTCTTTTCACAGGCATAACGCCTGACGTTGACAATTGTACATGGTTGCTGAATTGTACTGGGAGATGGATTTTTTACCTTAGTTCCCTTTTACATACTTTTCCGCTTGAGGATTTAGGAAGAGAATCGCGGAATTCGATCTCTTTAGGTATTCTGGAGTGTTCCAGCTTCTGCCTGCAAAAATCCATTATCTGCTCTACCGTAAGATCCACTCCCTCCTTCAGTACCACAAAAGCCTTCACTGCAAATCCAAGTATCTCATCGGGAACACCTGTGACTGCAACTTCGCTGACACCATCAATTTCGTAAAGCACATCTTCAATCTCTCTGGGGCTTATCCTCTCCCCGCCGCTTTTTATCATATCATCTTTACGGGATACAAAATACAGAAACCCCTCTTCATCCATCTTGAAGTAATCTCCGCTTAAGAGCACTCTTTCGCCCGGATAAGTTCCAGGTTTAAGCACTGCAGCGGTTTCTTCTTCCTTTCCCCAGTAGCCCTTCATCACATGTGCCCCCCTTATCACAAGCTCCCCTACTGTCCAGGGTTCGATGATTCGATTTCCCGCATCATCAATAAGCCAGACCTCTGTGTTTGGAATCGCCTTTCCAACTGAAAGAGGACGACGGGACAGTTCCGATGGCGGGAGGTAGGAGACTCTCTTGCACTCTGTCAAACCATACATCGAATATATCCCGGCATTTTTAAAGGCTTTTTTAAGACCATCTATATGCATAGGCGGAAGTGCCTGGCCGGTGTTTGAAAGATATCTGACATGGGAAAAATCATAGTTTTCAAGATCCCGCAACTGAAGAAGTAAAGCTGCCATAGCCGGTACAATTGGAAACCCGGTTACCTTCTCATCTAAGATTCTGCGTATCGCCTGATACGGATAAACAAATGCCCTCTCTAAAATTACAGTTCCTCCGAACAGCACACTCATGAGAACCTGATATAGCCCGTAGTCAAAAGAGAGCGGAAGGTAGTTGAGGATAATATCCTCAGGACGGTTCTTCAGATACTGAGTGATGGAACGGGCAGCGGTCACCATGTTCTGATGTGTCAGCATCACACCCTTTGGGTCCCCTGTTGAACCGGATGTATACATAAGCGATGCCAGATCGATGTCGATACAGGAGCGCGGTGGTTCCTGGTCAGAAAAAGAGTTTAAAAAACTCTGAAACATCACTGTTTCAATTCCTTCTCCCTGCTCTGCTGAAAAGCTCTCCTGCCGGCATTCTCTTTCGTAATCACAAACAAGCATAAGTTTTAATTCCGGACTGCTGACTTGCGCATCGATGATCTGCTGCGCTCCAACACTATCTGTTATAAGTGCCCAGACAGAACAGTCCCGCAGTATATATGAGAGCTTTTTACTTTTAACCTGTGGGTTAATTACCAGAAAGACTCCTCCGGCCTTAAGAATACCAAAGATTGATATCACTGATTCAATGGAGTTTTCGAGGTAAACAGCCACCCGGCTCTGACGGCTCATCCCACGGGAAAGAAGTCCGTTTGAGAGCCGGCATGCAGAACTGTATAAGGTCTGGTAATCGATGCTTCGTCCCAGATTGATCACAGCTTTTTTTTGGGGAAATCTCTCAGCACTTCTGTTTAAAAAATCGCCCAGCAGCATAACCTTAATTTTCCTGGTTAAGTGATTACTCTGATCTGATTAGGGAAAAAGGTTTTTTAAAGTTTATTTGTATCTGAACTATCAGTCAGTGGAAAAAGCGGAAACATTTCGTGAATTATAGTGTTCAAAGTACATGCCAGATAAGGCAGGGATTTTTCAACTCAGAGGAAATTGTTGAATTAACAAGTCAAGTCACAATAGATGAAATTATGACTAACCCCATCAAACCATTTCTCAAATCCGGTGACTTAAGGTCTTAACTCACTATTTCACCTGCAGGGAAAACCTGGAAAAAGAACAAGAAATCACCTAAAATATTTATCCACAATCACTTATCAAAAATTGGCTCGCACATTGCGCTCTTAATTGTTGCCATCCAGAACATTTTCCGAACAGAGGAGGAGATTGTGCGAAATTCATTTTTCTTTACTACTATTTTTCTGCTCTCATTCATTGCCAATGGTCAAAACTCAAACAAACCTCAGTTTAATGATAGGGCAGACAGTCTAAGCTACATAATCGGCCGTGATGTCGGATCACAGCTCAAAGACTTCGGAACAACAGTCCGGATGCCTCAGTTCACTCTCGGTGTGCAGCAGGCTATGGAAGGGGTAGAATCACCAATAGATTCCGCTGCAGCAGATTCACTGCGAAAGAGCTTTGCTGACGAGGTCCAGAGAAAAATGCAGCAACAGCAGGAAGAACTCGCCAGCAAAAATAAAAAAGAGAGCGATACTTTCCTCTCCAGCAATAAAAAACAAAAGGGAGTTCAGGTGACAAAAAGCGGTCTGCAGTACAAAGTTATCCAGAAAAGCAGTGGTCCTAAACCCACCGCTACCGACTCTGTAAGGGTAATCTACAAGGGAATGCTCATGGATAATACGGTGTTTGACAGCACCACAGCTGAAAACCCAGCCACTCTTGATCTGCAGCGCACAATTCCTGGAATCTCAGAAGGCATTCAGTTAATGAGTGAGGGAGCTACATATCGCTTCTTTGTTCCACCGGATCTCGCCTATGGCCCTACTGGCGCTCCACCGGTTATTCCCCCCAACTCAGTTCTGATATTTGATATCACACTACAGGAGATACTGGGTAAACAGAAAAATGCTTCTCAAATCCGGAATCAATAATACCCTTACTCTCTCTTTCACCTTCAAGTAATCCGCTCATATTTTCACCCGAAATCTGAGCGGTTTTACTTTTCCTGCATAAACCCTGGAAAGCCCTTACTCCCGATTGTACTATTTTATCTATCCGGAGGTTACTATCAGGCTTGCTTTCCTTAATCAGAATTACCTGGTTCAGCGGGAACTGGTCTTGGCTCTGAAAAGAGTTCCTGATCTGAAACTGGTATTATTTGAAATCTCCTCTCATCCAGGGGCAACTGCAGCCAATGACCTGCTGAAAATCCTCTCTGAAGAACCATGTCCGATTCTACTCACTGTAAACGAGTGGGGTCTTGACAGTGATGGAATTCTTCATCAGTTCATGTCTGAAAAAAACATGCTCCATGTAAACTGGTTTGTCGATGATCCGGTTTTTGATGAAATGATGCTCAAGAAAAAATTCCGACCCTCTCCGATGCGAATCGATTTTGTTTCAGACAGAGGGTATATCCCCTGGATGATTAAAAAGAACTACAACCCCTTTTTTCTCCCTCTTGGCACCGACCCCTCTATCTTTCACCCTTCCGTGCCAGGTGAGTCAAAGGAGCACCAGATTGTTTTTGTGGGAAACTCCTACCGGGAACAGATAAACAGGTATCTGGAAAAGGTGGAGGATTTTTTTGATGGCCTCATTCCTCTTCTTAAAGGGGTTGTCCGCTCATATCAGGAAAATGTGGAGTACGATGTTGAGAGTGACATCAGGTCAAAAATCAAGAATATTTCTCTTCCCCCCGATCTCCATGAGGAGAAAGCGGTTTTTATTGCAAAACAGGTAGCCAGTTATCTTCAGAGAAAAGATCTCATTGTATCTTTGGTCAAAAGATATCCAGGTTTCACTGTTTTCGGTGATGATGGCTGGCTGGTGGATATACCCTCAGAAAGGCTTAAAAAAGCGGGTTACTATGACAGCCTGGCAGATGTTTACCGCAAATCGGAAATTGTTGTGGATGTAAATAGAGTGGTTATACGCGATGGATTCACTCAGAGGATTTTTGATGCACTGGCATGCGGAAGCTTTGTGGTCACAAGCTCAAAACCTGCTGTACATGAATTCTTCAACACATCCGGACCACTTCAGGAAGTGGTGACATTCAGAAGCCAGTGTGCTCTTACCCAGCAGATAGATTATTATCTGGAACACAAAGATGAGATGACGGCAATTGCTTCCAGAGGACAAAAAAAGGTTCTCTCACTTCATACTTATGACCACAGAATCAGACAGATGCTCTCCATCTCTTCTGCCTACCTGAAGAAGATAAGCTCTGAACTTTAAAGCTTCCTTTTACATCATTTTTGCTCTTTATTAATCAGGCTCGGCAGTATCCGTTTAGCTTAACAGAATATTACCA
Above is a window of Fibrobacter sp. DNA encoding:
- a CDS encoding TIGR02147 family protein; this translates as MMSVYEYFDYRKLLKDLFEEQKAQNRFFSYRTLAGMVGFTSAGFFTKILQGAVNISPQKAIAFAKAFHLTKLETRYFEKLVAFNQARTHEERRFYLEQLVALRQNKLKTLTSKEYELFSEWYFVVIREILDFYPFNGNYKELGNMLQPAIAATDARKAIDTLEELKLIRRKADGYYERTGELVNTSDSLMNVAITNFQINSSELAKDAIQNVPKEAREISTLTLSISQSTYEEIRNRLRDLRRELLELAQRETLPDRVYQVNMQLFPVTKPYNRSIGAGELLVKGKRGRKPLGLKNVSENMKMALQE
- a CDS encoding glycosyltransferase — protein: MALKRVPDLKLVLFEISSHPGATAANDLLKILSEEPCPILLTVNEWGLDSDGILHQFMSEKNMLHVNWFVDDPVFDEMMLKKKFRPSPMRIDFVSDRGYIPWMIKKNYNPFFLPLGTDPSIFHPSVPGESKEHQIVFVGNSYREQINRYLEKVEDFFDGLIPLLKGVVRSYQENVEYDVESDIRSKIKNISLPPDLHEEKAVFIAKQVASYLQRKDLIVSLVKRYPGFTVFGDDGWLVDIPSERLKKAGYYDSLADVYRKSEIVVDVNRVVIRDGFTQRIFDALACGSFVVTSSKPAVHEFFNTSGPLQEVVTFRSQCALTQQIDYYLEHKDEMTAIASRGQKKVLSLHTYDHRIRQMLSISSAYLKKISSEL
- a CDS encoding pyridoxal-phosphate dependent enzyme → MIPLFAQYPGIADTLPYLSLGNFPVPVREMDGLCRETGRDGLYIKRDDLSGDLYGGNKVRKLEFVLAKAVSEGATRVITSGAAGSNHALATAMYASRAGLKVDLMLVEQESTASVRENLLSDFSTGAVMHLDSSFESLLKSIRALVEYYTEKEGQKPFVIPPGGTTAEGVAGYVNAAFELRDQIISGQIPCPQSIYVAFGTMGTAAGLFLGLKAAGLPCTLKAVSVVPSCMADQSKCFELVESANRLLHDADPAFPVCQFKESDITIEENYLGSGYGVVTDEARNGIEIISRSEGIHLDGVYSGKAFAAFLDEARFGKTGDLLFWNTKNSRPLPETALKTDYHLLPPEFHHYFQKEE
- a CDS encoding FKBP-type peptidyl-prolyl cis-trans isomerase encodes the protein MRNSFFFTTIFLLSFIANGQNSNKPQFNDRADSLSYIIGRDVGSQLKDFGTTVRMPQFTLGVQQAMEGVESPIDSAAADSLRKSFADEVQRKMQQQQEELASKNKKESDTFLSSNKKQKGVQVTKSGLQYKVIQKSSGPKPTATDSVRVIYKGMLMDNTVFDSTTAENPATLDLQRTIPGISEGIQLMSEGATYRFFVPPDLAYGPTGAPPVIPPNSVLIFDITLQEILGKQKNASQIRNQ
- a CDS encoding AMP-binding protein; protein product: MLLGDFLNRSAERFPQKKAVINLGRSIDYQTLYSSACRLSNGLLSRGMSRQSRVAVYLENSIESVISIFGILKAGGVFLVINPQVKSKKLSYILRDCSVWALITDSVGAQQIIDAQVSSPELKLMLVCDYERECRQESFSAEQGEGIETVMFQSFLNSFSDQEPPRSCIDIDLASLMYTSGSTGDPKGVMLTHQNMVTAARSITQYLKNRPEDIILNYLPLSFDYGLYQVLMSVLFGGTVILERAFVYPYQAIRRILDEKVTGFPIVPAMAALLLQLRDLENYDFSHVRYLSNTGQALPPMHIDGLKKAFKNAGIYSMYGLTECKRVSYLPPSELSRRPLSVGKAIPNTEVWLIDDAGNRIIEPWTVGELVIRGAHVMKGYWGKEEETAAVLKPGTYPGERVLLSGDYFKMDEEGFLYFVSRKDDMIKSGGERISPREIEDVLYEIDGVSEVAVTGVPDEILGFAVKAFVVLKEGVDLTVEQIMDFCRQKLEHSRIPKEIEFRDSLPKSSSGKVCKRELR
- a CDS encoding YkgJ family cysteine cluster protein — translated: MRKAKIKKQREFLTIECGRCATCCSVPVVPVTCSDVRRLCEALGLPARKIIRFYNEKEMEYDPEADLWVKLKKGKLAMGLRKRNSRCIFLNKHNLCSVYRCRPLTCRTFPYVVEFDDDDNPEKVSLNKIVDCKCTRKKKSPLQSVICDVRMEHSEDDFYYDKILGWNRRKAGGTIDEFLRFIGLTF
- the prfB gene encoding peptide chain release factor 2 (programmed frameshift), whose amino-acid sequence is MATIIEITRIKDLRTRIDNLRGIFEVDQLEQKIETFESQASGNDFWDDPKEAQKVLKEIKNAKRVIEPWKKAYNDGEELEQFFLMASEDGDEKTLVELNEQADELEKQIAHIEFIRKLSGEDDSAPSILTIHSGAGGTESCDWTEMLFRMYSRWMERRGFTQNILDYQPGDEAGLKSVTVEVQGEYAYGHLKAESGVHRLVRISPFDSNARRHTSFASVYAYPIVEEVDDFQIEEKDIRVDTYRASGAGGQHINKTDSAVRMTHIPTGIVVACQNERSQMKNRSTALRLLKARVRQHYKDIEERERQSKLAEKKKIEWGSQIRSYVLHPYNLVKDHRTDVETSNTQAVLDGDIDMFIEAYLLNF